ATTCCCGAAGGAGCCCGCATGACCCACCAGCTCGAAATCCGCAACCTGCACGCCACCGTCGGCGACACCGAAATCCTCAAGGGCATCAACCTGATCGTCCCCCGCGGCGAACTGCACGCCATCATGGGACCGAACGGCAACGGCAAGAGCACCCTCGCCAAGGTCATCGTCGGCGACCCCGAATACACCGTCACGCAGGGCGAAGTCCTCGTGGACGGCCAGAACATCCTCGAGATGGAACCCGACGAACGCGCCCGCCTCGGCGTCTTCCTGGCCTTCCAGTACCCCGTCGAGATTCCCGGCGTTACCATCGCCAACTTCCTGCGCCTCGCCATGCAGGCCCGCAAGGCCGAAGGCGAAGAAGTATCTTTCACCGAGTTCTACGGCAAGCTCCAGAGCGCCCTCAAGACCCTGGAATGGGACGAGAGCATCGTCGAACGCTACCTGAACGCCGGCTTCTCCGGCGGCGAGAAGAAACGCAACGAGATCCTCCAGATGCTGATGCTGGAACCCAACTACATCATCATGGACGAAACCGACAGCGGCCTCGACGTCGACGCCCTGAAGATCGTGTCCAAGGGCGTGAACTCCATGCGTGGCGAGAATCTCGGCGGCCTGATCATCACCCACTACCAGCGCCTGCTGGACTACATCGTCCCCGACAAGGTCCACATCATCCTCGACGGCAAGGTCGTGCAGACCGGCGGCCCCGAACTCGCCAAGAAGATGGACACCGAAGGCTACGACTGGGTCAAGGAACTCGCCA
The DNA window shown above is from Deinococcus sp. LM3 and carries:
- the sufC gene encoding Fe-S cluster assembly ATPase SufC, which gives rise to MTHQLEIRNLHATVGDTEILKGINLIVPRGELHAIMGPNGNGKSTLAKVIVGDPEYTVTQGEVLVDGQNILEMEPDERARLGVFLAFQYPVEIPGVTIANFLRLAMQARKAEGEEVSFTEFYGKLQSALKTLEWDESIVERYLNAGFSGGEKKRNEILQMLMLEPNYIIMDETDSGLDVDALKIVSKGVNSMRGENLGGLIITHYQRLLDYIVPDKVHIILDGKVVQTGGPELAKKMDTEGYDWVKELATA